In a genomic window of Gammaproteobacteria bacterium:
- a CDS encoding leucyl/phenylalanyl-tRNA--protein transferase, giving the protein MSELLLNLVENPDDFPNVSKACQAPDGLLAFSTKLSEALVIEAYQRGIFPWYEDGSPVLWWCPSQRCVLWPSHLKIRRSLRKRLRNSKYHFTVNCAFEDVIRWCAEIPRKGQNGTWITEDMRKVYISLHRSAIAHSIEVWENDVLIGGLYGIRIGGMFCGESMFSRRPDASKMALAVLCQLSLNTGVSVIDCQLPTEHLMSLGAVTIPRSEFIELLKRERQKSGIEWPCGPIKWQAQ; this is encoded by the coding sequence ATGTCTGAGCTTCTTCTCAACCTTGTCGAGAACCCGGATGATTTTCCGAATGTCAGCAAGGCGTGTCAGGCGCCAGATGGCCTGCTCGCTTTTAGCACAAAACTGTCTGAGGCGCTGGTCATCGAAGCATATCAACGTGGTATCTTTCCGTGGTATGAAGATGGCAGTCCAGTCTTATGGTGGTGTCCGAGCCAGCGTTGTGTGCTTTGGCCGAGCCATCTAAAAATTCGTCGTTCATTGAGAAAACGGTTACGTAACTCCAAATATCATTTTACGGTCAATTGCGCCTTTGAAGATGTGATTCGTTGGTGTGCTGAAATACCACGCAAGGGACAGAATGGCACATGGATCACAGAGGATATGCGAAAGGTATACATTTCTTTGCATCGAAGCGCAATCGCACATTCCATCGAGGTTTGGGAAAACGATGTTCTCATTGGCGGGCTATATGGTATCCGAATTGGAGGCATGTTTTGTGGAGAGAGTATGTTTTCTCGCCGACCAGACGCGTCAAAAATGGCGCTGGCGGTATTATGTCAACTGTCGTTGAACACAGGGGTCAGTGTCATCGACTGTCAATTGCCAACCGAGCATTTAATGTCATTAGGTGCCGTCACCATCCCTCGTTCAGAATTTATTGAATTGCTTAAAAGGGAACGTCAAAAAAGTGGTATAGAATGGCCATGTGGTCCAATCAAGTGGCAAGCACAATGA
- a CDS encoding arginyltransferase: protein MAMWSNQVASTMNRTNHIGRPNETIETLTPAEPCPYLSDRLWRLSVVERRHYTPRDYANYLANGYRRSGDFLYQTACPTCQACIPCRICIDDVKLRRRHRRILKKNTELKIEVRTPFVDLKLVGLYEQYISLRHRDGAMYPPNINHFLAFAESSWATTRFLCGFLRGELVAVAVTDLAERCLSAVYTFFSPFLPERSLGVWAILQQIELARDFNAEHLYLGFWLRNCKKMAYKTNFPGCQLFDRQSGWLSVDKFLPND, encoded by the coding sequence ATGGCCATGTGGTCCAATCAAGTGGCAAGCACAATGAATCGTACCAATCATATCGGTCGACCGAACGAGACGATTGAAACGCTCACACCAGCCGAACCGTGCCCATATCTTTCAGATCGGTTATGGCGGCTGTCTGTTGTTGAACGTCGACATTACACACCGCGAGACTATGCAAATTATCTCGCCAACGGCTATCGTCGGTCGGGAGATTTTCTGTACCAGACTGCTTGCCCAACCTGTCAGGCCTGTATCCCCTGTCGTATATGTATTGATGACGTAAAACTGCGCCGCCGGCACAGACGAATATTAAAAAAGAATACGGAACTCAAAATAGAAGTGCGGACCCCGTTTGTCGACTTGAAACTCGTAGGGTTGTACGAGCAATACATCAGTCTCCGACATAGAGACGGCGCAATGTATCCGCCAAACATCAATCATTTTTTGGCCTTTGCCGAAAGTAGCTGGGCAACAACCCGTTTCCTATGCGGTTTCCTTAGGGGGGAACTGGTTGCGGTGGCAGTCACAGATTTGGCCGAGAGATGTCTTTCTGCTGTGTACACCTTTTTTTCACCATTCCTGCCAGAGCGCAGTCTTGGCGTATGGGCCATCTTGCAACAAATTGAACTGGCCAGAGACTTCAATGCGGAACACCTCTATCTTGGTTTTTGGCTCCGAAATTGTAAGAAAATGGCATACAAAACCAATTTCCCTGGCTGTCAATTATTTGATAGGCAAAGCGGCTGGCTCTCTGTGGATAAATTTTTGCCAAATGATTAA
- a CDS encoding translation initiation factor IF-1, with translation MAKEEHIEMQGTVIETLPNTMFRVQLENGHIVTAHISGKMRKHYIRILTGDKVTVQLTPYDLSKGRIVFRSR, from the coding sequence ATGGCAAAAGAAGAACACATTGAGATGCAGGGCACAGTCATTGAAACGTTGCCCAATACCATGTTCCGTGTCCAGTTGGAGAATGGGCACATTGTGACAGCCCATATCTCCGGGAAGATGCGTAAACATTACATTCGCATCTTGACTGGAGATAAAGTGACTGTCCAACTCACTCCTTATGACCTTTCCAAGGGGCGAATCGTTTTCCGCTCCAGATAA
- the clpA gene encoding ATP-dependent Clp protease ATP-binding subunit ClpA, translating to MLSKDLELTLNEAFQRAREKRHEFMTVEHLLLALLDNEVAANALRACGANIERLRHHLNKFVDETTPLLPDDPDRDTQPTLGFQRVLQRAVFHVQSSGKKEVNGANVLVAIFGEQESQAVYFLSKERVTRLDVVNYISHGISKVPGQEATHAQEEEQDEGAPRKEGTDPLVAYATNLNELAAEGKIDPLIGREQELERTIQVLCRRRKNNPLFVGDAGVGKTAIAEGLAKAIVDGNVPEVIADATVYSLDLGALLAGTKYRGDFEKRLKALLKRLKDEPGSILFIDEIHTIIGAGAASGGVMDASNLIKPLLANGELRCMGSTTFQEYRGIFEKDRALARRFQKIDIVEPSAEETFQILKGLKKRYEAHHGVRYTVAALRAAAQLAARYITDRHLPDKAIDVIDEAGARQRLKPETKRKKTIGVHEIEQVVASMARIPAKTVTTDDRKSLQNLERNLKLVVFGQDEAIEQLAASIKLARSGLGAEDKPVGSFLLAGPTGVGKTEVTKQLAKCLGIELIRFDMSEYMERHTVSRLIGAPPGYVGYDQGGLLTEAVNKTPHAVLLLDEIEKAHPDVFNLLLQVMDHGTLTDNNGRKADFRNIILVMTTNAGAAEVEKGSIGFTTTRADVKNLDAIQRTFTPEFRNRLDAVLWFNHLSPEVVQSIVDKFLVELQAQLDEKSVVLEVTERARAWLADKGYDRRMGARPMARVIREHLKRPLADELLFGRLARGGHVVVDVDKDSDALSINIQDKTKMPA from the coding sequence ATGTTGAGCAAAGATTTAGAACTCACGTTAAATGAAGCGTTTCAGCGAGCGCGTGAGAAAAGACATGAGTTCATGACAGTGGAACATCTTTTGCTCGCGTTACTGGATAACGAAGTGGCAGCGAATGCCCTACGAGCTTGCGGCGCGAATATCGAACGCCTTCGTCATCATTTGAACAAATTTGTCGATGAAACGACACCATTGTTGCCAGACGATCCCGATCGGGATACACAGCCCACACTCGGATTTCAGAGGGTGCTACAACGCGCGGTATTTCATGTCCAATCTTCGGGCAAAAAAGAGGTGAACGGGGCCAATGTTCTCGTCGCCATTTTCGGTGAGCAAGAAAGCCAGGCCGTCTATTTTCTCAGTAAAGAGCGGGTCACACGCCTTGACGTCGTCAATTATATTTCGCATGGCATCTCCAAAGTGCCTGGACAAGAAGCCACCCATGCTCAAGAAGAAGAACAGGATGAAGGCGCCCCGCGTAAAGAGGGCACGGATCCATTGGTTGCCTATGCCACCAACCTGAACGAATTGGCAGCAGAAGGGAAGATCGATCCACTGATTGGGCGTGAGCAAGAGCTTGAACGAACGATCCAGGTACTTTGTCGCCGCCGCAAAAACAACCCACTGTTCGTTGGTGATGCGGGTGTTGGCAAAACAGCCATTGCGGAGGGGCTTGCCAAAGCCATCGTCGACGGAAATGTGCCCGAGGTCATTGCGGATGCAACAGTGTACAGTCTAGATTTGGGCGCATTGCTGGCAGGGACGAAATATCGGGGAGATTTCGAAAAGCGGCTTAAAGCGCTGCTTAAGCGCCTGAAAGACGAACCAGGCTCTATCCTATTCATTGATGAAATTCATACCATCATTGGCGCAGGTGCCGCTTCAGGTGGCGTGATGGACGCGTCGAACTTGATCAAGCCACTTTTGGCCAACGGCGAGTTGCGCTGCATGGGGTCCACAACCTTTCAGGAGTATCGAGGGATTTTTGAAAAAGATCGGGCTCTGGCACGCCGATTTCAAAAAATTGATATCGTTGAGCCATCCGCTGAGGAAACATTTCAAATCCTCAAAGGGCTCAAGAAACGCTATGAAGCCCATCATGGTGTCCGTTATACCGTGGCTGCCTTACGTGCGGCTGCGCAGCTAGCGGCCCGTTATATTACGGATCGGCATCTACCTGATAAGGCAATTGATGTCATTGACGAAGCTGGTGCTCGCCAAAGGCTGAAGCCAGAAACCAAGCGAAAAAAAACCATTGGTGTGCATGAAATCGAGCAGGTCGTTGCGTCAATGGCCCGGATTCCTGCGAAAACAGTCACCACCGATGACCGTAAATCACTCCAAAACCTAGAACGGAATCTGAAGCTCGTCGTCTTTGGACAAGACGAAGCCATCGAGCAGTTAGCCGCTAGTATCAAACTGGCACGTTCTGGCTTGGGCGCGGAAGACAAGCCGGTTGGCTCTTTCCTGCTCGCAGGTCCGACAGGTGTCGGCAAGACAGAGGTGACAAAACAATTGGCTAAATGTCTGGGGATTGAGTTGATTCGCTTCGATATGTCGGAATATATGGAGCGCCATACAGTCTCAAGACTTATTGGGGCGCCGCCTGGTTATGTCGGTTACGATCAAGGCGGCTTGCTTACCGAAGCGGTCAATAAGACACCACATGCCGTTTTGCTTTTGGACGAAATAGAAAAAGCGCATCCAGATGTTTTCAATCTGCTTCTGCAAGTCATGGATCATGGCACTCTGACAGACAACAATGGGCGTAAAGCCGATTTTCGAAACATTATTCTGGTGATGACCACCAATGCCGGGGCAGCGGAGGTAGAAAAAGGCAGTATAGGATTCACAACAACACGTGCCGACGTTAAAAACCTGGACGCGATTCAAAGGACCTTTACGCCCGAGTTCCGGAACCGTCTTGATGCGGTGCTTTGGTTCAACCATTTATCTCCTGAGGTTGTACAATCCATTGTTGACAAGTTCCTGGTTGAGCTTCAAGCACAACTTGATGAAAAAAGCGTCGTGCTAGAGGTAACTGAGAGGGCTAGGGCATGGCTTGCGGACAAAGGTTATGATCGCCGCATGGGTGCGCGCCCAATGGCTCGCGTGATTCGCGAACACCTCAAGCGGCCCCTAGCAGATGAGTTATTATTTGGTCGATTAGCCCGCGGGGGGCATGTTGTGGTCGATGTCGACAAGGACAGCGACGCGCTTTCTATTAACATTCAAGACAAAACGAAGATGCCGGCATAA